The Thalassophryne amazonica chromosome 18, fThaAma1.1, whole genome shotgun sequence DNA window ataaatggttctttagaaacctttcatctgtaaattaaaaccacctgttatttcagattagataatttcttgtttaacataaggaaccttggacatttctttttagacaaataaaataacatggaaacttgtacatttttttttaagtctggtagattatttatatctcatttcaaccagaaaaacaaacactaaataaatacaaatgttattATAattgcaacaggaaataatttaacaatgactgcagtgtgattgtaaagtaggatttctgtgacataaacctcatgatgattttttttaatggtcatttcaacttgtaatttcgtcaaaatatgtaattgcctttaatgttgttatcaggacagagttatttctaaaatatgaatttgaacacaataagtggagagcttctacctgtgcaaatgtcttttgactttgattcgtggacatttttaatgatccgttcatttattgttaaaatataaaatgaaacagctttttaaaaaataataaaatagttgctgttgaaagagccttttatttagaagcaggtgatgttctgctggattctcaggaccaggtgaaggtctcttctgcagctttgacctctggtggtgttgctgagacACTTTttttcctattttgaagagcagagatgttttctttcgactggacttcgtggtgttcagctcatcaatggaagtttggttgtctgcacagcaaatgttcctgattgggacaaataaaaatatttctttaaatataaagaaacactaaacagtttatataaaaaaaaagggggggaaaaatggcggaaaaaaaaaacccacctgaaaaataagttatttaaagttgagcttttgtggtgtctgaaaaaagctgtagctttatttggtaaaaaaataaagactgaaaccatttagaaattaaagcgttcactcagatcaactgtgctaaaaagctaagctaacgttagctgatcattaaatcttcacagcagtgcagaaatgtcacattttatttttattttatcctcacctcgataaagctgcagaactaacctccattgggcaaactgggacttcgcatatatccaaaagtgggagatttcggactgactgggtttgctccatccccccggctgcctgcctcggtctgcccaggaatgatgcctgaaggccggcttttcCGTGCGGGTCGgaccgctgtcgcggttcgatcgatatcccaccaagtcgtcagtcctccctcggtcggcgtcactccgaaaagtagctgaaaaaaaacttCTCCcaacagggtgatgggagaatcgttctactgctgttttttaaagtttttttttgtggttcaggcgacccaaattcaagatggcgatcgctgaacttttttcaggttgtggaaacagccagagtggacgtggccgcaatctctgccccccttgccgcttccaagtgacgcgtctgacgtcacgatgcGTTGGGAAATGCACCGGCCTGCCGTTACGACGCATTGGGAAGTGTTAAAGCGTCGtgctgaagcttgcagtgtgaaaggcccttgacactgcttgaataaatcgagcttgccctctgccgcactgacaagcgcaaccctcaacctatcaaatcgcttgaacacagacacacgctttagttaattaatttggtttatttgttaaatacgtgatattattgaataactaatattttgctatattttccagtatttctttttctttcttttttatttttatttttttgataactctaacatccgagggggcgaggttgatgacgtgagggggcgtcgcccccaaacgccccctcgtggcgccgggtccgcagtAGCGTGGTGATGCGTCGACTAACATACAGTAGCGCGGTGATGCGTCGACTAGCATACAGTAGCGTAGTGTTGCATAGCAATGCATCCAGTACTCTACGCCGAATGTCtgcgaaaaaaattaaacattttgaattttttgcatcCTTTTCACATATTGCCAagtagggctgcataaactcagtGTAGTCAGTATGATGCATTACGCAATTCTGcattggcccggtgtgaaaggggctttagtctcCATGAGTTAAGAAATTATGTTAAAAAGGAAAAATTCTGCAGTGGACTTTAAGACAAGTTGAAGAGTACGTGGTGTTCAGTGTTagaaattccattaaaaaaggaaaagaaaactggAGATTTTTCATAAGTGTTGTGTCGGCTGTAGTGCCCTCCAGTAAAGCACAGTGTGTTTTCTGCAGCGGACGTTAAGTGGCtgctttttataattattatttttgtggTGCTGACTGTGTACCAGCGGTGACCTTTGGCCCCCTGTGGTGACTGCACCTCATGACGGAGAAGCACTTTGAAGCTCCGTCAGGCTCACAGAGCCACAATACTGATGTTAATTGAGCGTTTATCCCTTTCCCAGACGTGGCggctcccttaccaaaaaatagtactgataagtatataaaaagtaaactagaagtatacttgaaacatacttgcatatactactttttggtaagggattccAAGATCTCCAGTTGCTTTCGGTGTGCTGTCGCTAAAATTCAATATATGATTCTTGAAGAGAATAACGTGAGgaacacatttttaaaacttagcaCGACAAGACAAATATTATGGGAAATATCGACGAAAACATCAAACGAAATTTCGTGACTATTTACCCCTTTCCTTTAAGAGTATCCCTTAAACAAATATTAagagagacaaaacaaaatttaGGGACTATTTATAAGCCCACAACATATGATATTAATACATGTGGTAAGTGGTTCTGAGATCACTGGTCATGGAGTCGCGTGGTTGCGAGGTCTCTACAAACCTGCAAAATTATAGACACTGAAGATGGTGAATCCTTAATGCTATAGTGTgttggatttagtgtcatctagtggtgaagttgcagattCCATTATGCCTTTGGAGGTTACTTTTTTGTTTCCAGTCacattttttcctctttgttGGCAAGCTCATTCTAAACTTATAAATGCAtttattcattgttgcaggtcatTTATACAATGTTGAAACAGATGCTTATGAATGCTAAATTTCCGTTTCTGCTAATAAAGAAAAACCCTTCagtacgtccagaaagtattcacagctttttcccctcaaaatgttactcacaacaccccataatgacaacatgaaaaaagtttttttttaattatttatttatttatttatttgtaaatttattaaaaattaaaaactaagaaatcacatgtacaaggtctgttagaaaagtatccgacctttttatttttttcaaaatccatatggatttgaatcatatgtgattgcatcagccaagcttgaaccttcgtgcgcatgcgtgagttttttcacgcctgtcggttgtgtcattcgcctgtgagcaggctttgtgtgagcactggtccacccgtctcgtcggatttttattgcgaataaatttttccagaaactgtgagagacctccaggtggacaccgttcggaaaattaatatggctttcagggacgattttatggggattacacagattaaggagtgatccagacggtttaaagaccgctcccagcccccatcgacaggctgacaccccgctggaacaaccagatcatttccaatgtgaaggctttgttgatccgggaccctcgtctgactttcaaaaaaagctgaagatgtggaccatcagcactttttggtacattccaccgttacaggagtttttttcatggaaagaaaagtggcagGGACGCGccaacggagccgttcattacgcggacaaaaccacctcggtgttggtctcacaggatggcttaaaggtggatttcagatggattccggttgcttttcagtcgtgtgattatcgattgtatgtgcatgagctggacctgccccaacatgtctggaaggcttcatcacggcgttgctttgcgccatgcagctccaccgcgacgcgcggaattcctacgcacgtctgtctcaatgtgccaaaaaaatgctgatgtctacTCTTTTAACaaatcctgtgctagtcagacgacataccggatcaagacagcgtccagtttagaaatgaatggcacattccactgttacaggagtttttgtcatggaaagaggtccTTGTCTTTATCACTCATATCTTAAAAATTATCCGCCATTTTAAATGTAACATTCAGATAATCCACGTGAAAGTATATCTCATCAATTTCTTGATGGCATTGTTGTCCGGTGTGGCCTCAGGTTTTGAGTGGGTGTGGGATGAGAACCACAGGTCTATTGGAACCTTCCTCAGCTGTGACAACAGGAAAGTCAGCTTTCACTCGGATTACAGCTGTGGCACAGCGGCTATTCGAGGTACCAAGGAGCTTTCAGATGGTCAACACTTTTGGGAAGTGAAGATGACCTCTCCTGTCTATGGAACTGACATGGTGAGCAGAAGCGAATCTGAACCCCACTAAACTGACTTAGGACTTGCAGATGTGAAGCTTCATAGCCATTATTATGCTtacttgttttttctttcttcttgggTTCGTTTCTTTTGGTACCATATCAACTCAGATGGTGGGAATTGGAAGCTCTGATGTGAACCTGGAGAAATTCAAATACAGCTTTATGAGCCTGCTGGGTCATGATGAGGACAGTTGGGGTCTCTCCTACACAGGTTGGActtaaattaaatgaattaacaGGATACACTTGGGGTGTATAATGTCCAGTCAAGATTCCCCTCATTACTGTGAAATGTTTTGCAAATTTTGCAGCACACACACTCCACATGAAGTACCTACAATGGTACTTTCCACTGCTAAGAATTAGTGAGGTATAAACAGCGGTCAAGAAATGAACATCAACTCATTAATATGCACATTTGTGCAAATGTCATACGTTCACAATCATGTTGCAGTATACACACGCCACATGAGGTACCCACGGTAGTGTGAATATGAACTTTCCACTGTTGGCACTGCTGAGATACTCCCCAGCCATGATTCAACCATTGAAATCTCTCACATTAGTATGCAAATATATGCAAAAATCTTAGCCACACTCATGTTGTAACATGCACTCTACATGATGCATTCATGATGTAAATATGAACTTTCCACTCCTGAGTACTGCTGAGTTATCATGAGAACATAGTCATTCAAATGTACATTTatgatgcaaaaataatagtagcaACACTAATATTGCAACAGGAACATCAAACGAGATACAAACTACAGAGATACAAGTAaaagccaataaataaataaactaaaaatgaaCTACGTATTCcaccaccttttgtgctttaatacatgcacaactgtgcaatttatcctgtgcaataattttaccatatctatacatacttatatTCACTTACATTCTATTTTTCACgtaatctgttcacatcagtatttatgcacccaccagcaaacatcacaatatactttagtcaccaTTGTTTAAAGtacatgtttttcttttcttacatTGTACGACTCTCACTGCTGCAACATGTGATTTTCCCCGCTGTGGGATCAGTATCTtatcttataaataaataaataaataaatacaaatctttTATATACAGTAAgttgtgtgtatttatgtatatcTACCCCATACCTGTTTTCAGGCAACACTGGCCACATGCCatatggagtaagcgggtatagaaaatgtaaGGATGGAGTTGCACATGTTCCTCACATGGTGTAAATATGAGCTTTTTGCCTGAGATTTACTACAAGATCACTGCCccctcattaatatgcaaatttatGTGCAAATCTCCATCAAAATGTCTTCAAGAGCTACTAATGTGTTTAAGATGATGATATTGTGTCCACAGTAAAATAGATGTTATTTCTGCTGAAGAATTGATACAGGATGGAGATAGTTTGACTGTAATAACTGCTAATTTAATTAAAGATAAATCTTGTTTATCTGTTTTAAGGTCTCTTCCATCATAAAGGGGACAAGTCTAAATTCTCCTCCAGGTTTGGTCATGGTTCTGTTATAGGAGTACACCTAGACACTTGGCATGGCACCTTAACTTTCTACAAGAACCGTTGTTTTATAGGTGAGTATTCTCGGTTTTTTAGTTCCATGAATTTAATTGATGACTGATTTGCATCTCATAGGTGTGAAATGTCTTCTGCTACAACAGGTGTCGCTGCTACTGGTCTGGAGAACAAGAAGTTCTACCCCATGGTGTGCTCCACAGCAGCCAGGAGCAGCATGAAGGTGATCCGCTCCTGTTACACACCAACGACCCTGCAGTATCTTTGCTGTGTCCAAGTCCAACGAGTGTTGCCCCACTGTCCAGATGTACTCGACGTCTTGAAGCTTCCCCCAGGCCTGCACAACTTTCTCCGAGCACGGCTAGGCTGGATCTTCAGTCTCAGCAGCACCAGTGGAGatttggagcacagcaggaacatGTCTGAGGATTTGCACGAAGAGACGAGTCTGTCTTTAAGGCCTGTCCCCTGCCCAGAACGCACCCTCAGTGCCTACACCTCCCCAGACCTCTGCCCCTGTCCGTTCCTCGATACAGTCCAACACCAGTGCTGCTGTCAAACCTCAACACAGGTTCAGCCCTGTACCTGCCACTGCCACAGTGACTATGAC harbors:
- the LOC117530295 gene encoding SPRY domain-containing SOCS box protein 3-like isoform X2, producing the protein MRHREDERKLVLLLGSCHAEEKQGRPSSASDLERNTATHRCRGSDPEDGQSRMGKPHDGTGFEWVWDENHRSIGTFLSCDNRKVSFHSDYSCGTAAIRGTKELSDGQHFWEVKMTSPVYGTDMMVGIGSSDVNLEKFKYSFMSLLGHDEDSWGLSYTGLFHHKGDKSKFSSRFGHGSVIGVHLDTWHGTLTFYKNRCFIGVAATGLENKKFYPMVCSTAARSSMKVIRSCYTPTTLQYLCCVQVQRVLPHCPDVLDVLKLPPGLHNFLRARLGWIFSLSSTSGDLEHSRNMSEDLHEETSLSLRPVPCPERTLSAYTSPDLCPCPFLDTVQHQCCCQTSTQVQPCTCHCHSDYDSCSSEPEDYQCKRCRWI
- the LOC117530295 gene encoding SPRY domain-containing SOCS box protein 3-like isoform X1; the encoded protein is MLRRSRDGRARLLTWSETPQHTDAVAVIQKMDRAEWESRMMAQVNSDSEHEVDYLTSSPDVSGVADESFCLCHLQEALSPADGLLDFDPIRDCLCGEEDQGFEWVWDENHRSIGTFLSCDNRKVSFHSDYSCGTAAIRGTKELSDGQHFWEVKMTSPVYGTDMMVGIGSSDVNLEKFKYSFMSLLGHDEDSWGLSYTGLFHHKGDKSKFSSRFGHGSVIGVHLDTWHGTLTFYKNRCFIGVAATGLENKKFYPMVCSTAARSSMKVIRSCYTPTTLQYLCCVQVQRVLPHCPDVLDVLKLPPGLHNFLRARLGWIFSLSSTSGDLEHSRNMSEDLHEETSLSLRPVPCPERTLSAYTSPDLCPCPFLDTVQHQCCCQTSTQVQPCTCHCHSDYDSCSSEPEDYQCKRCRWI